Proteins encoded within one genomic window of Amycolatopsis nigrescens CSC17Ta-90:
- a CDS encoding DUF6801 domain-containing protein: MGITGVVLALCGALLSFGSASAGTGAGTVPNNCRFPGEVTAVVPVEFVANFPETVSPGMPIQPAGAVLTVVLAEPTVTALRDAGVQEVRGAVEARLGVRQGGGGQDIPIGPLELPVVTLPGSGELRIPVRAEVPPVSVPVPGPATFELVTAGLALTDVTCTPEPGQDNQLFTVTVTGPPARNTGEVPGGVSVNALPDTVRAAATPLKYSPLRVFVDAKATMRKLNSDLAFPQGRFEGGVVLSVPPGGDPADRGKLNGTLALPPANGRFIAFSFMPTTALATLEQPEPATGMMKDKLIDLTIKQVIRLRDVRVDGVPLDVGADCRTVEPMSATLRGSLPLKVGEKGEFVSTFDLPPFTGCGVTEDLDPLLTGLVSGPGNTLYTTLTMECVATCKPK; the protein is encoded by the coding sequence GTGGGCATTACCGGAGTGGTGCTGGCTTTGTGCGGTGCCCTGCTCAGCTTCGGATCGGCGAGCGCGGGCACCGGGGCCGGCACGGTGCCGAACAACTGCCGGTTCCCCGGCGAGGTGACGGCCGTGGTGCCGGTGGAGTTCGTCGCGAACTTCCCCGAGACCGTTTCCCCTGGGATGCCGATCCAGCCGGCGGGGGCGGTGCTGACGGTGGTACTGGCCGAACCGACCGTCACCGCGCTGCGGGACGCGGGGGTGCAGGAGGTGCGCGGTGCCGTGGAGGCGAGGCTCGGGGTGCGTCAGGGCGGTGGCGGACAGGACATCCCGATCGGACCGCTGGAGTTGCCGGTGGTCACCCTGCCCGGCTCCGGCGAACTGCGGATCCCGGTGCGGGCCGAGGTCCCGCCGGTTTCGGTGCCCGTGCCGGGACCGGCCACCTTCGAACTCGTGACGGCCGGCCTGGCCCTCACCGATGTGACCTGCACGCCGGAGCCTGGGCAGGACAACCAGCTCTTCACCGTCACGGTGACGGGACCCCCGGCCAGGAACACCGGCGAAGTGCCCGGCGGCGTTTCGGTGAATGCCCTGCCGGATACCGTGCGCGCGGCGGCGACGCCACTGAAATACTCGCCACTACGGGTTTTCGTCGACGCCAAGGCCACGATGCGAAAGCTGAACTCCGACCTGGCGTTCCCGCAGGGCCGGTTCGAGGGCGGGGTGGTGCTGTCGGTGCCGCCGGGCGGCGACCCGGCCGACCGCGGCAAGCTGAACGGAACCCTCGCACTGCCGCCGGCGAACGGCCGCTTCATCGCCTTCAGCTTCATGCCGACGACCGCACTGGCTACCCTCGAACAACCCGAGCCTGCCACCGGCATGATGAAGGACAAACTGATAGACCTGACCATCAAGCAGGTGATCAGGCTGCGGGACGTGCGGGTCGACGGTGTGCCGCTGGACGTTGGCGCCGACTGCCGGACCGTCGAGCCGATGTCCGCCACGCTGCGCGGCAGCCTGCCGCTGAAGGTGGGTGAAAAGGGCGAGTTCGTCTCCACGTTCGACCTCCCGCCGTTCACCGGCTGCGGCGTCACCGAAGACCTCGACCCCTTGCTCACCGGGCTGGTCTCCGGACCGGGGAACACCCTGTACACCACGTTGACCATGGAATGCGTCGCCACCTGCAAGCCGAAGTGA